The segment CCCCGAAAAGGAATCAGCAGAGAATTCAGTGGAACAATCAGAGTCAGAAGTGAAAACAGAGAAACCAACAGAAGAAAAACAAGAAACAGTCAAGGAATCAGTTTCCAAAACTAATGAAACAAAATCTAAGGAAGCCATCAAAAAAGATGTTGAACCCGTAGAAGAAAAAATAGAAACTGATACAGAAATAAGCAAAGAAGCAGTAAAAACAGAGAAATCTGATGATGAATCAGAGAAGGTATCAGTAAGGGAAGAAAAATCTGAAAAACCCAAAACTGAAAGGAGTGGTATTATGACTTTACTTGAAGGAAGAGAAAAAGCTACTATAACCCGTGAAGATATCGATGTAAACTTCAAACAGGAAATAATGGACGCTGGCGCAGAATCTGTGGCAGTATGTTTCCAGTGCGGTACATGCTCAGGAGCATGTCCTTCTGGAAGGAGAACACCATACAAAGTAAGGCAGCTTGTAAGAAAGGCAGTAATGGGCCTTAAAGAAGATGTCATATCTGATGACACAATCTGGATGTGCACAACCTGCTACGAATGCCAGGAAAGATGCCCAAGAGGAATCAAAATCGTGGATGTTGTTAAGGCTGTAAGGAACCAGGCAGCACACGCAGGATACATGGCACCTGCACACAAAGCAACAGGATCATTCGTTATAAAAACAGGACACGGTGTGCCTATAAACGATGCAACCAAAGCTTTAAGGAAAAGCGTGGGCCTAACTGAATTACCACCAACCACACACGAATTCCCAGAAGCACTTGAAGAAGTCCAGAAAATAACCAAACTCACAGGATTCGACAGTCTCATAGGATACAACTGGGAAACCGGAGAATTAGAATAAGGAGGAATCAAGATGGCATTTGCATATTTCTTAGGATGTATAATGAACAACAGGTACCCTGGAATCGAGAAATCAACCAGGATCCTTATGGAAAATCTCGGAATTGAAATCAAAGACATGGAAGGAGCATCCTGCTGCCCAGCACCAGGTGTTTTCGGTTCATTCGACAAAACAACATGGGCTTCAATAGCAGCAAGGAACCTGACCATAGCTGAAGACATGGAAATGGACATTATGACCGAATGTAACGGATGCTTTGGATCATTGTACGAAAGCAACCACCTCCTTAAAGAAGATGAAGAGTTCAAAGGAAAAATTAACGGTGTCCTATCTGAAGTTGGAAGGGAATTCAAAGGAGACATCAACGTAAGGCACTTTGCAGAAATTCTCTACAAAGATGTGGGAATTGAAAAACTCACAGAAACCTTCACAAAACCATTAGGACTCAACGTTGCAGTTCACTACGGCTGCCACTTCCTCAAACCAAGCGCTGAAATTGGAATCGACGACCCAATCAAACCAACCATACTTGATGAACTCGTTGAAGCAACCGGTGCAAAATCCGTACCATACAAGGACAAAATGATGTGCTGCGGAGCAGGCGGAGGTTTAAGGGCAAGAGACCTTGATGTAACACTTGACTACACCAAAGAAAAACTCGACAACATGACAGAAGCAGGAGTCGACGCAATAGTAAACGTCTGCCCATTCTGCCACTTACAGTTCGATGTTGGCCAGAAAGAAGTCAACAAAAAATACGGAACCAACTTCCAGATACCAGTTTTCCACCTTGCACAGCTCTACGGACTTGCAATGGGATTAAAACCAGAAGAGCTAACAGTCGACGCTCATCAGATAAGCACAGACCCAGCTCTTGCAAAATTGGACGTAATAACCGGTGGAGAATAAATTTCTCCCCCATATTTTTTTTAAATTAAATCAATTCATTGCAATGCTTAAGGATTGTATCATTTGAGATCCACGCTGTATTTTTTCAAAATTCCTTTTTAAATTCAACTTGGTTGAGTATAGGAGAACCTATTCCTTATTTCAACAAATTATAAATGATTCAGTGTTGATAATCTATTACAAATTTAATAACTCATGTTTAGGTCTTAAATCCATTATAACCCAAAAAATTTAAACTTTAAAAACAAAGATCATTTTGGAAGATCATTGGTTTTATAGTGGGTTCTCAATCAATTATGGAAGAAGTAACTGATAAAATTAGTAAAAAAAGTTTTAATTAAAAAATATAATAAATAATAAGTAAATCAAAATAATCAAAATTTTAAACCATCTAAGAAAGGGGTGTTTTCTCATGTTCGTTGCAAGTCTTGTGGGAATATTCAAATTCAATGAACTACCTGAAAAATACGGGCCATTTGTACAGTACAAAGCATCAATAGAAAAAAGACAAGTTAAGGATACTGATGAAATAGCGATACTCAACATAAGTGGTACTGAAAGCAATCACGTGCTCTTCCTGGACTCCTATGATAACATAAAACAGATAGAGGCAGAGTTAAAGGAAGCAGATGCTGATATTAATTACCACACCAAGAAAATACTGGAAGGACATTTATGAGTGATCTACCTGCAGAACAGACATGGATGGTGCTTGTTGAATTACTGACAGACCTGAGAAAGAAGAACGTTGAAATATCTCCTGCCCTCACAGAGGACATCAGGATGGCGAAGACAACAATAAACTTCTACAAGATTAACCCTGCAGATCCAGAGCGCATGAAGGAAGTTGGGCGTATAAACAATTTTTTAACTTCTATTCAGGACACATTGATGGGACTTGCAGAGGCTGAAGGCGAAGGTTATGCCGATCAATGGCTTGAAAAGCTTACAAAAGCCTCTCGTGGGGAAAAGGTTTATGATGTGCCGGATAAACGGTCAAAATATGTTGTAGGGGCTCCCTCAGGATTTTCAATGGTCAGGGTCACCTTTAAAAAACCCCAATCTGAAGACAGGGTTCAGGAAATTGCTGAGTACCACAACGTTATAATTGAATTTGAAACTGATGAAGTTGTGGTGATCTACGGGGATAAGGTTAACATACAACATAGTCTGAAGGAAATGGCTCCCTTGTTCAGTGAGTGATCCCATAAAAACATTTTTTTAAGATCAAAGACTTTCTAAAATCAAATATTTTAGAATAAAATGTTGTTTTAAAGTTATTTTAAAATTTTATCTCATTAGAATCAATGCATTATAAAATTTAATAAAAATGATCCATTTCAATAAAATGATTTAAAAAAAGCC is part of the Methanobacterium aggregans genome and harbors:
- the hdrB gene encoding CoB--CoM heterodisulfide reductase subunit B — translated: MAFAYFLGCIMNNRYPGIEKSTRILMENLGIEIKDMEGASCCPAPGVFGSFDKTTWASIAARNLTIAEDMEMDIMTECNGCFGSLYESNHLLKEDEEFKGKINGVLSEVGREFKGDINVRHFAEILYKDVGIEKLTETFTKPLGLNVAVHYGCHFLKPSAEIGIDDPIKPTILDELVEATGAKSVPYKDKMMCCGAGGGLRARDLDVTLDYTKEKLDNMTEAGVDAIVNVCPFCHLQFDVGQKEVNKKYGTNFQIPVFHLAQLYGLAMGLKPEELTVDAHQISTDPALAKLDVITGGE
- a CDS encoding DUF2096 domain-containing protein; this encodes MSDLPAEQTWMVLVELLTDLRKKNVEISPALTEDIRMAKTTINFYKINPADPERMKEVGRINNFLTSIQDTLMGLAEAEGEGYADQWLEKLTKASRGEKVYDVPDKRSKYVVGAPSGFSMVRVTFKKPQSEDRVQEIAEYHNVIIEFETDEVVVIYGDKVNIQHSLKEMAPLFSE
- the hdrC gene encoding CoB--CoM heterodisulfide reductase subunit C, with product MSFLNRLKNMLTGDENPEKESAENSVEQSESEVKTEKPTEEKQETVKESVSKTNETKSKEAIKKDVEPVEEKIETDTEISKEAVKTEKSDDESEKVSVREEKSEKPKTERSGIMTLLEGREKATITREDIDVNFKQEIMDAGAESVAVCFQCGTCSGACPSGRRTPYKVRQLVRKAVMGLKEDVISDDTIWMCTTCYECQERCPRGIKIVDVVKAVRNQAAHAGYMAPAHKATGSFVIKTGHGVPINDATKALRKSVGLTELPPTTHEFPEALEEVQKITKLTGFDSLIGYNWETGELE
- a CDS encoding DUF749 domain-containing protein; this translates as MFVASLVGIFKFNELPEKYGPFVQYKASIEKRQVKDTDEIAILNISGTESNHVLFLDSYDNIKQIEAELKEADADINYHTKKILEGHL